In a single window of the Littorina saxatilis isolate snail1 linkage group LG5, US_GU_Lsax_2.0, whole genome shotgun sequence genome:
- the LOC138966219 gene encoding translation initiation factor eIF2B subunit beta-like, which yields MPGEVDKTDLYDRMENFMNDLRKDERLGSCEVARRTVDLLRRLISQTKWTSVQDLMDQVWEAGKQLMGADPSESRVGNMVRRVLKIIREEFVSGLREDGGIEADGAEAPLDSLSVDYTQPCPNLKATVIESIGELLQEIDGSAENIAQQALEHIHADETIMTFGGSKTVEAFLKNAGRKRKFHVICTEGDPQFGGQTLAKNLAAADINVTLVPNSHVFAMMARVNKVIIGTHTILAEGGLKAPCGIFNMALAAKEHKVPVFVCASTYKLSPEQFRSEVQEGFQKYVDPNVFYPLEEFAGIEGVEFGNVVYEHIDPEYIHLFIFNTGTNAPSYVYRLVKELYHPDDLDLNV from the exons ATGCCTGGGGAAGTTGATAAGACGGACTTGTATGACAGAATGGAGAATTTTATGAACGATCTGAGGAAAGA TGAAAGACTGGGATCGTGCGAAGTAGCAAGAAGAACAGTGGACCTACTGAGACGCCTTATCTCTCAAACCAAATGGACCAGTGTACA AGATCTGATGGACCAGGTGTGGGAGGCGGGCAAACAACTGATGGGTGCTGACCCATCAGAAAGCCGTGTGGGGAACATGGTCCGCAGAGTCCTCAAGATCATTCGGGAAGAGTTTGTCTC TGGTCTTAGAGAAGATGGAGGAATAGAGGCTGACGGAGCAGAGGCT CCCCTGGACAGCCTCAGTGTTGATTACACGCAGCCCTGTCCAAATCTGAAG GCAACTGTAATTGAAAGCATAGGCGAACTACTGCAAGAAATTGATGGAAG TGCAGAGAACATCGCGCAACAAGCTCTGGAACACATCCATGCAGATGAAACCATTATGACCTTTGGTGGATCCAAGACAGTGGAGGCTTTCCTCAAG AATGCTGGCAGAAAGAGAAAGTTCCATGTAATCTGTACAGAAGGAGACCCACAGTTTGGG GGACAGACCTTGGCAAAGAATCTGGCCGCTGCCGACATCAACGTGACGCTGGTGCCCAACAGTCATGTGTTTGCCATGATGGCACGCGTCAACAAGGTCATCATTGGCACCCACACCATTTTGGCTGAAGGAGG GCTGAAAGCACCGTGTGGTATATTCAACATGGCCCTGGCAGCAAAGGAACATAAGGTCCCA gtttttgtgtgtgcaagcaCCTATAAGCTGAGCCCTGAGCAGTTTCGCTCTGAAGTACAG GAGGGTTTCCAAAAATATGTTGACCCCAATGTGTTCTACCCCCTGGAGGAGTTTGCAGGGATTGAGGGGGTGGAGTTTGGTAATGTCGTGTATGAGCACATTGACCCTGAATACATCCATctcttcatcttcaacac GGGTACCAATGCACCGTCCTATGTGTACCGTTTGGTAAAAGAACTCTACCACCCTGATGACCTTGATCTGAATGTGTAG
- the LOC138966214 gene encoding SET domain-containing protein 9-like translates to MERFLKRWKQYRYRFVPWIALNLKNRSVRSVPKGERDKLASDAHILQTLTHLLSAFHREKTDTDLYSPRKPSIMQSAASQNLALMKEVMGFTVERSTSSIPGGGRGVKVTAGSVPEGAVTSLYPGLIYEQYEPILFQSLGNPFIFRCIDSVLIDGNDKGIAKFLYRSCHGRDRVGPYIVCDDTWLTDWPLNPLAVGQYVNNHNKENPANVSYQEFDVPADFVFHLRQYLPNNYYSSCLDRLDQHQRLTRLVALVATREIQCGEELFSSYFTVVH, encoded by the exons ATGGAACGCTTCCTCAAACGATGGAAGCAGTACCGTTACAGATTTGTGCCATGGATTGCTCTAAACTTGAAAAACCG gAGTGTCAGGTCTGTGCCAAAAGGAGAGAGGGACAAACTAGCATCAGACGCCCACATCCTTCAAACCTTGACCCACCTGTTATCAGCATTTCACCGTGAAAAAACTGACACAGACTTGTATTCCCCAAGAAAGCCCAGCATCATGCAGTCCGCAGCATCACAAAACCTGGCTTTAATGAAGGAGGTGATGGGTTTTACTGTGGAACGTAGCACCAGTTCCATTCCTGGTGGCGGCAGAGGGGTGAAGGTTACTGCCGGGTCTGTTCCGGAAGGagcagttacttccctttatccAG GACTGATTTATGAACAATATGAGCCTATCCTATTCCAAAGCCTTGGCAACCCCTTCATCTTCAGATGCATCGACAGTGTGCTCATAGATGGCAATGACAAAGGAATCGCAAAGTTTTTGTACAG GTCATGCCATGGGCGAGATAGAGTGGGACCGTACATAGTGTGCGACGACACCTGGCTGACAGATTGGCCCCTCAACCCCCTGGCTGTGGGACAGTAcgtcaacaaccacaacaaag AGAATCCAGCCAACGTGTCTTACCAAGAGTTTGACGTGCCGGCAGATTTCGTGTTCCACCTTCGACAGTACCTGCCAAACAACTATTACAGCTCCTGTCTCGACAGACTGGATCAACATCAGAG ATTGACACGTCTTGTAGCCCTTGTTGCAACACGGGAAATACAGTGTGGGGAGGAGCTGTTCTCTTCATATTTCACTGTAGTGCattga